The genomic segment gactgaaaacaacaactcaactccagcagctgataaatattggaaggattaagatttttttaatagaagtaatttacaaatctgtttaactttctggagccagtttatataaaacattttttttttcctggaatacccctttaagatattgatGGAAGATAGAAATTATTCCGATGTAGGAAAGGCGGTTGGAACTGAAATACTAATAGTAGTGAAAGGCACCAATGTAGGTTTAAAATAGATCAAttggctggacgcgtttcaggatagACAGCCTTTCTTCATCAGCCTATGTGGAATACAAGATAATAATGTCATTATCTTGTCTTAGCTTTTTAGCTAATTATCTTGTATTCCACAAGAAATACAAGATAATGAGGGGgcgggaataatggcaaaagcggattaagatggaggggggagataatggcaaaaggggattagagggagggggaataatggtataaggcagtgtttcccaacccagtcctcaaggcacaaccaacagtccaggattttaatttttctctgttctattccaatggaatgaaacccggaatgttggtgtgtcttgaggactgggttgggaaacattgggatAAGGGGATTAAATATcacattagaaaggtaagcacacgctATTATGAAATGAAGTACTTTTATGGCGTAAGTTCCGCGTGAGGGGTACCCacagacatactttcaccctttgggggtacagtcgtgaATAAGGTTCTAGATCCCAGCTCGTTCTAAACAAAGTAGATATATATACAAGCAGCATTTTATATATTCTTATTGTTTTATGATTGTATTTTATACAAATTATTATAAGTATTGgttgtgagtagagatgagcgaacttacagtcaattcgattcgtcacaaacttctcggctcggcggttgctgacttatcctgcataaattagttcagctttccggtgctccggtgggctggaaaaggtgtatagattcctaggaaagagtctcctaggactgtatccaccttttccagcccacgggagcacctgaaggctgaactaatttatgcaggaaaagtcatcaactgccgagctgagaagttcgtgacgaatcgaatttactgtaagttcgctcatctctagttatttccACAATGCTTCACATTAAAGTATCGGTGGCTTTTAAATGCTTTTTATTCATAAAATATTTCTTACAGTCTCACCGCAAGTTTTCGGCCCCCCGGCATGGACATCTTGGTTTTTTGCCCCATAAGCGCAGTAAACGTCACCGGGGTAAAGTGAAGACTTGGCCAAAAGATGACCCCAGCAAACCTGTTCACCTTACAGCGTTCCTTGGCTACAAGGCTGGGATGACCCACATTCTGCGAGAGATCCACCGCTCGGGACTCAGTATGTGGAACAACACATGTGATACAAAATTATgcaatatcattaaaggggtactccggtggaaaactttattttatttaaatcaattggtgccagaaatttaaacagatttgtaaacttctattaaaaaaatcttaatccttccagtacttatgagctgctgaatactacagattaaaggggtattccaggaaaaaactttatttttatatatatatatatatatatatatatatatatatatatatatatatatatttatatcaactggctccagaaagttaaacagatttgtaaattacttctattaaaaaatcttaatcctttcagtacttatgagcttctgaagttaaggttgttcttctctgtctaagtgctctctgatgaaacgtgtctcgggaaccgcccggtttagaagcaaattcccatagcaaacctcttctaaactgggcggttcccgagacaggtgtcatcagagagcacttagacagaaaagaacaaccttaacttcagaagctcataagtactgaaaggattaagatttttaatagaagtaatttacaaatctgtttaactttctggagccagttgatatataaatttttttttcctggaaaacccctttaaattattttctttttagaacacagagctctttgctgacatcatgaccacagtgctctctgctgacatctctgtccattttaggaactgtccagtacagcatatgttttctatggggattttctcctactctgctgacatctctgtccattttaagaactgtccagagagcactgtgctcgtgatgtcagcagagagctctgtgttccaaaaagaaaataatttcctctgtagtattcagcagctcataagattttttaatagaagtcatttacaaatctggttaactttctggcaccagttgatagaaaaaaaaaaaaagtttccaccggagtacccctttaatgtcttcttTCTGTTAAccgttataggggttatccaggaataaaaaacttttttttatatatcaactggctccagaaaggtaaacaaatttgtaaattacttctattaacacatcttaatcctttcagtacttatgagctgctgaagttgagttgttcttttctgtctaagtgctctccgatgacgcctgtctcaagaactgtccagagtagaagcaaatccccatagcaaacctcttctactctgtgcagttgacaagacaagcagagatgtcagcagagagcactgtttccacacagaaaagaacaacttaaattcagcagctgataattattggaaggattaagatttttcaatagaagtaatttacaaatctgtttaacttcctggagccagttgatagataaaaaaaagttttttcctggaatacccctttaatctgtagtattcagcaactcataagtactggaagggttaatatagaaaagttttatttatttattttatttttttcctggaatacccctttaaaggaaacttCTCACTAGTAAATACCTCCTCTAAAAGGAGAAATTGGCTTTATGGTAGATTAGGGACGAGCCTTATTTTAAGATAGGAGTGAGCTTTATCCTAGAGGAGGAAGAGCCCTGTCCTAAAGTAGGATAAAGCTTTATTCTAGAATAGGGAAACCCCATATCCAAAAGTAGGGCTAAGCTttattctagagcagtggtcaccaacctgcggacctccagaggttgcaaaactacaactcccagcatgcccggacagccgttggctgtccaggcatgctgggagttgtagttttgcaacctctggaggtccgcaggttgaagacctctgtTCTAGAGTATGACTGAGCTTTATCCTAGAAAGAGAAgattcttattaaaggggtactccggtggagaactttttttttaatcaactggtgccagaaagttaaacagatttgtaaatgacttctattaaaaaatcttaatccttcctgtacttattagctgctgaatactacagaggaaattgttttctttttggaacacagagctctctgctgacatcttgaccacagtgctctctgctgacaatccccatagcaaacatatgctgctctggacagttcctaaaatggacagagatgtcagcagggagcactgtgctcatgatgtcagcagagagctctgtgttccaaaaagaaaagaatttcctatgtagtattcagcagctaataagtactggaaggattaagatttttttttaatagaagtaatttacaaatctgtttaactttctggcaccagtttatttaaaaaaaaaaaaaaaaaaattccaccggagtacccctttaatgtagcacTGGGCTTTATCCTAGGGAAGAGCTTTATTCTGAAGTACTGAAGATCCTTATCTAAAAGGACTGAGCTTTATTCTAAAAACCGGAAGAGTCTTATCCCAAAGTTAGACTTGTCTTTATCTAGAAATGAAGGCctgaccatgggggagattcacccaaacctgtgcagaggaaaagttgctgagttgcccatagcaaccaatcagatcgcttctttcatttttcagaggcctttaggcctctgaaaaatgaaagaagcgatctgattggttgctatgggcaactcagcaactttcggcctctgaaaaatgaaagaagcgatctgattggttgctatgggcaactcagcaactttcggcctctgaaaaatgaaagaagcgatctgattggttgctatgggcaactcagcaactttcggcctctgaaaaatgaatgaagcgatctgattggttgctatgggcaactcagcaactttcggcctctgaaaaatgaaagaagcgatctgattggttgctatgggcaactcagcaactttaggcctctgaaaaatgaaagaagcgatctgattggttgctataggcaactgagcaacttttcctctgcaaaggtcttgatgaatctccccccatgtttatgaattaaaggacatctgcagtgatacaacacttatcccccccccccccggtctcccACTCTCTCGTGCAGGAGGGGTGCCGGCCCCAGCATGACGCTGCTCCCGACATGCCTCCTCCGTGTAGTTCAATGGGAGTGTGGTGAggatgtgatgagggcagattttATTAACCTAGGGGCTGAGTtgcccttgtatttgtgacgccagggcgtggttttacctctacaccacccgaaggtataccgctggatactgggctaggcacgggggcaaataatgacactgacgccaagttacgtaacaacggcagctttactgaggcagacagatggaatagactTTACAGCTCAGTTGGGCCCAACGAGGTGACCAGTGtcttcagagactttagggctcgctgggacttgtagtgaattttggacaatttgctgccaGCCCACACTGACTTTATGCAGAcagatcttgactgacttgactaggactgactagacagacttcaccccgtatgtaCCTTACCAGGTCTGaccttcacctgtggggcactggatTGGTAGAAGTGTGGCTGCGTGGTCGgtcttgggtctcctcaggacaccagacactctctccaggtCTTGTCTGTTCCTCAGCTCCAAACTGAAACTAGAACCCCCTAGCCAGCTCCTCCCGGAGTTTATatcggggagactctggaggggtcctataggtcaccctataagtcacctgatcactggtaccttcctcgGTTAtaagacttggtaacaacatttaaaggtacataacgtcatatatacattatattagataaTATAGACACTTATTAACCATTTAATATACTTAACTTAAGGGGGGACTCAGGGGACGCTGCAACAGAGtccgccagacaggacagcaagggtacaggggggcaactcctgtactgggccaccacaggagaggcggagatgcagtgtTCAGTGCcttcccacctctcccatagagctgtatggggagggggcgtaccgttgacctcagtgaggtcgactcAACGTTTATTAGCCAGCGCACAGCGCGGTAAGGCCggggccccgtttgggagatcacagggggggtctcagcggtcggaccccccacaatcaaacatttatccccctgtggataggggagaagtgttatatcactgcagatgtcctttaaagcaaGTTTTCTCTATTAAATACATGATGACATagtatcattttttattaattcagAGATTTCTAAGCGGGAGGAAGTAGAAGCCGTTACCATCATAGAAACCCCTCCTCTGGTCGTGGTGGGGATAGTGGGATACGTGGAGACACCTCGAGGCTTGAGAGTCTTGAAGACCATATTTGCTGAACATATCAGCGATGAGTGCCGGAGACGCTTCTATAAGACTTGGTAAGTGTCCCGGGGATGGACCTGTAAGCTGATCTGGACTCTTAAACCATCATCAATGTTCTTTAGGTATAAGAGCAAGAAAAAGGCCTTTACAAAGTACTGCAAAAAATGGCAGGATGAACAAGGCAAGAAACAGCTCGAAAAAGACTTTGCTGCCATGAAGAAATACTGCAAGGTTATCCGGGTTGTAGTGCACACTCAGGTAAGGAGAGGCCATGGGTCAATAATAATAGACTCAGTACTTGCTAGTTGATAACTCAAGTTTTTTTGTCAAGTAGGTGGAGTTATGAGATGAAGAATCTTtcttattgttccgaacgctttgaGCAGGCGGTGGGGGTTGCAACTtcacaaccacgccccttgtggcatcacaccacgccccctcaatgcaattctatgggagaagGTGTGGTTGTGggccccaagatcagacatcttatcccttatcctctatatcctttggatagaggataagatgtctaggggtggagtacccctttaagacaactaAGTATGGCTGATATGTAGAGATAAAGGTGACCCCTTCTACTGCTCCACCTACTTAaccaaaaccacaagtaacatctGAGGTTCATGACtcaatttctatatttttttggttacagTCATCGATTTTCTTTTCTGCAGATGAAGCTTCTCCCGTTGAGGCAGAAGAAGGCCCATGTCATGGAAATCCAGCTTAATGGTGGGACCATCTCTGAGAAGGTAGACTGGGCTCACGAGAAGCTGGAAAAGCAAATCCCAGTGAGCACCGTCTTTGGCCAGGATGAGATGATTGATGTCATTGGTGTTACCAAGGGAAAGGGAATGAAAGGTGATTGAATTGAACTTGTCCACTGACCACCCCAAAAATATTCCTCCTAGCTAGGTCCGGTTCATCTATCACTATAACACATTGACTGGTCAGTTCCTATTAACAAAATAGAGATGGACTTGGATGAAACATTTTTATtgtaatatttattatataaataatactgataGGTTTTTGTACTAGGTGTAACCTCGCGTTGGCACAACAAGAAGTTGCCACGTAAGACACACAAGGGTTTACGTAAGGTAGCCTGCATCGGAGCCTGGCACCCTGCTCGCGTTTCCTACACCATAGCCCGAGCTGGCCAGAAGGGTTACCACCATCGTACGGAGATCAACAAGAAGGTACTGCCAATATTTGTGGATATAAAAACAGATGATTATTTAATTATATTATGGAGTAAGGTATGTAAATAACTTGGTGGTTATATCTAAATGATAGGTTATAGAAGGGGTGTGGTAGGCATTGGGTGCGTACCCTGTGGAGTTTGTATCTTTTATAGGTTTAgccatgattaaaaaaaaaaaactaaatatggcCATACCTACATATTCCAGCAGTATTTGGCTGACTATGCATTGTGTATAGGAGTGTCCTGAATATGTCCAGATAGCAAATGCTGGAAGAAGGAAGGATTGCGTAAGCTGGATACCAACAGCTTATTCCCCTATCGTAAATATGGAATTCCATGGCACAGGGAGCCTGGAGGAAAATGAAGGAGGCTTGTTTGCCAGCAGCTATttaaagtatacagcagcttaaaggggtactccgcccctagacatctcatcctctatccaaaggatagggaataagatgtctgatcatgggggtcccgacgctgggaccccccgaaatctctgctgcagcaccccagtcatctgttgcacggagcgaacttcgccgggtgctgcagggagatcgtggtggtggtggggggggggggatccagtgGCGGGAATGTCATCTTATTCCCtagtctttggataggggataagttgtctaggggtggagtacccctttaagcttaaaagAATTGTCcgctactagacatcttatcccctatccataggattgaGGATAagagtctgatcgcggggggtcccagccgcCAGATCTCCTGCATGCACGGAGCGATCTCCGTCTCTcgatagacttgaatggagggggcatgacaaccacGCCCGCTCCGAAGCCTAGCACAgttggcgttctgaacataaatgttcagaatgttgggGTGCCAGACCGGAGATTGCATGGGTCCCAcagtcggacatcttatcccctaacctttggatagggaataagatgtctagtaccagagtacccctttaggagacACCTTGTTGTCCTATAAAAATCACACCAAGTTCCTTATTTACAATCCACCCATTAGACATGtttctgttttttccccaaagatTTATCGTATTGGCAAAGGTATCCATCTCCAAGATGGAAAGGTTGTGAAGAACAATGCATCAACACAGTACGATATCACTGACAAGTCCATTACACCATTGGTAAGCATATTAGTAGATGGACAACTCCAATATCAAGTGAAGAATATCCCCAAATCCATGCATAAAGAGACAGTTTGCCCAAAGTgtatatttaaagggttactccggcgcttagacatcttattccctatccaaaggacagcctatctttgacgtcacaacgctctggccccgtgatcgacagtaatcagacccggagcgaacacgctccggggactgattttaaactgggtgcggcgtgcaagatcacgggggtccccagcagcgggacccccgcgatcaggcatcttatcccctattctttggataggggataagatgtctaagcgcgggagtacccctttaagtgtaagtcCCGTCCGTTCTGTCCCGAGGGAACCATACAACGCTGTCATTAGAAAAGGACTCATGCACGGAACACACTGGGCATCCTACGGTTGCATGGACAACTGTACCGCCCAGTGTCACCTGCGTCTCCCATTGGACTTACACTTTAAAGCTTACAATGCAAAACTTGTACATGGTCCCTCTACAACAGtggcctcaaactgtggcccaccagatgttgccaaacttaaactcccagcatggctgtccaggcatgctgggagttgaagtttggcaacatctggaggcccacagtttgagaccactgctctacaagtCACATATAAATCCTAGCACTGCTTTGTTGAGTGGCCTTTATAGCCCAAGACACTGGTGCAAACCCTACACCCTACATTTACCACACTGGTTGTCTACCACCATTTCCCAGTCTCCAAAGTGTTTAGCACTACATTCTACTCTTGATGCCCTCCCTTAATAAACTTTAATGCTCACCATCTTGTGTTCACTTGTTCACCAGGGAGGGTTCCCACATTACGGTCCAGTAAACAATGACTTTATCATGGTTAAGGGATGCGTTGTAGGAAGCAAGAAGCGTGTCCTCACCCTCCGGAAGGTAAGCCAACGTGCTGGAGACACATCCAGTAGAGGAAAATTATACAAACTACTACTTGTCATGAAGCCGGAAGAACGTTTACTTTACTGTAtgtttgaaagatgttctacaaTATAGGGTCTTGGTAAATATATAGACCCTGGAATgtcttacagtggtccctcaagttacaatattaattggttcaaggacgaccattgtatgttgagaccattgtatgttaagaaccataattctatggaaacctggtaattggttctgaagcccccaaaatgtcatccaaaaataggaaaaagtgaggattaaacaaaaacaagtaaataactaatatagataaagcaaatccttacatataaaagtaataaagatctgctgggagctgtaatcactgtctatgtagaggacaggagcttcttcagggttctgtacagtacacagtgtcctaaaaaagtaacatggagtcgccctcacctggtgtcgaaaagagcagataaccctggcacaggtaaagagtacagaacatgtaatacctccctgtactgtagggggcgctaccagacaccagtcagtgcatgcacttcagtaatacaggtaaagagtatacagaacatataatacctccctgtactgtagggggcgctatcagacaccagtcagtgcatacacttcagtaatacaggtaaagagtagtacagaacatgtaaatacctccctgtactgtggggggcgctaccagacaccagtcagtgcatacacttcagtaatacaggtaaagagtacagaacatgtaatacctccctgtactgtagagggcgctaccagacaccagtcagtgcatacacttcagtaatacaggtaaagagtagtacagaacatgtaaatacctccctgtactgtagggggcgctaccagacaccagtcagtgcatacacttcagtaatacaggtaaagagtagtacagaacatgtaaatacctccctgtactgtagggggcgctaccagactccagtcagtgcaggcacttcagtatTACAATGGGTTAACCAAataaatgcccattttgattggtcagtttttcctgccattgacatgtttcacagatctggactgtctgtagtattgtatggaagagtctggtttcaagttacaatggtccagaaaagaccgaaaatattgtaacctgaggccattgtaagttgagggatcattgtaGTTTGTTGGTGGATGATTTGTTTTAAAACTTTTAGATGTTCTAGATGTCTAGAGGCAATTTTGGTTAAAATCAGAATAAGATTAGGCCTATTCTCGACCCATCATAGGTTCTAAAGATCAGGCGCATACATGGGGTGGGACTTGCCTGAACATCAGTCAAGAAAAACGTCTAAGGCTGCGCTCAcatggccgtctagacccgtcccgttcttcttcttctcaaaagtaaaaacagactttaaaaaaaaaaaacaacaaaaaaaacggacaataacggatgcaaacggatgttattgttcagttaataaaaaaaaatgttttttttttgttctgagcatgctcagaagtaaaaacggtttaaaaaaaacggattgaaaaaacggatgcattcATGAAATTCCAGAAAAATGTTGTATTCCCATTTGTCACATAATTTTTACCGCCCAACGTTTACTTACAAGAAGATGGAAATCTTCCGATGTCCCAACAATCCAGGAACTTATAGCAAATGTAACTTCCAACTGCAAATATGAGATCACATTGGCGCATCAAAATggttttggtataaaaaaaagaaataattggaATGCATGGTTACATAAATTCCCTAATGTCACATGATTCCTTCTAGATACATTATCAGAATTACTTttagatcttttatttatttatttatttaattttagtgTCTAGTTTACTCTTATTGTAAGGGGAGGGGTGTGAAGGCAATCCGACCATTAAAACAATAACTACTATACCTTTAATTTAATCACATCTGATATCCTTCGCTGAAAATGTTATGACTTGTTATAGTtaatttgttattatttatatatatatatatgctgttgtATTTTATCAGCATGGaaatttacttattttattcTATTGTATAACATATTATACTTCATAGTTTCCTTGAGCTTGATATAATATTCACCTTTTACTTTAATGTTTAatctaaaaatgtattgtttattgtatagtgtaatgtttgttgtaaaatttaataaatatatatatatatatataaaaaaaaaaaaacggatgcaaatggatgacattaaaggctcatcctttttccataaacttcaatgttaaatttactgtatccgttttttctaaCGTTTttagacggaagaaaaaatactgcatgcgcgCCGTTTTTTTCTGCCATCACAAAAcgaaaatgagtgcagacgggtacaaacggatgtaaacg from the Hyla sarda isolate aHylSar1 chromosome 8, aHylSar1.hap1, whole genome shotgun sequence genome contains:
- the RPL3L gene encoding 60S ribosomal protein L3-like isoform X1; the encoded protein is MYQTGITVGSALGKGLFPPAASSGTSPMSHRKFSAPRHGHLGFLPHKRSKRHRGKVKTWPKDDPSKPVHLTAFLGYKAGMTHILREIHRSGLKISKREEVEAVTIIETPPLVVVGIVGYVETPRGLRVLKTIFAEHISDECRRRFYKTWYKSKKKAFTKYCKKWQDEQGKKQLEKDFAAMKKYCKVIRVVVHTQMKLLPLRQKKAHVMEIQLNGGTISEKVDWAHEKLEKQIPVSTVFGQDEMIDVIGVTKGKGMKGVTSRWHNKKLPRKTHKGLRKVACIGAWHPARVSYTIARAGQKGYHHRTEINKKIYRIGKGIHLQDGKVVKNNASTQYDITDKSITPLGGFPHYGPVNNDFIMVKGCVVGSKKRVLTLRKSLLVHTSRRALESIDLKFIDTTSKFGHGCFQTDQEKRAFMGPQKKHLIKDKLEPAEEP
- the RPL3L gene encoding 60S ribosomal protein L3-like isoform X2; translated protein: MTHILREIHRSGLKISKREEVEAVTIIETPPLVVVGIVGYVETPRGLRVLKTIFAEHISDECRRRFYKTWYKSKKKAFTKYCKKWQDEQGKKQLEKDFAAMKKYCKVIRVVVHTQMKLLPLRQKKAHVMEIQLNGGTISEKVDWAHEKLEKQIPVSTVFGQDEMIDVIGVTKGKGMKGVTSRWHNKKLPRKTHKGLRKVACIGAWHPARVSYTIARAGQKGYHHRTEINKKIYRIGKGIHLQDGKVVKNNASTQYDITDKSITPLGGFPHYGPVNNDFIMVKGCVVGSKKRVLTLRKSLLVHTSRRALESIDLKFIDTTSKFGHGCFQTDQEKRAFMGPQKKHLIKDKLEPAEEP